A stretch of Acropora muricata isolate sample 2 chromosome 7, ASM3666990v1, whole genome shotgun sequence DNA encodes these proteins:
- the LOC136923264 gene encoding uncharacterized protein, with translation MADEESSEALLKATAPPDARTIFVELLGEVKKMNENFTNISYVDEEDEAVNDIDGVETASLDAQVAQLTTKQPDSDLLAAIAQDLDVREKTGSAISDGLTGILTSLLKEKLADEKIQSKIDKYPRPSNVEGLRTPRVNHLIWSQLPAQVRTQDSKMQKSQNALVASLVAMSRATELVLKESKDNKELVTCMTDAIALAIQGCHDMNNTRRQAMKKELNKDYTALCNSSTVDASSEFLFGDLSKLAKDITDANKLTKKVRPSHQQGNFSRNNRYTAGGRRNFGTQSHRFSPYQRGRNDFLSKGYPPKSRMKKEGAAKQN, from the coding sequence ATGGCGGACGAAGAATCCTCGGAGGCTCTTTTAAAGGCCACCGCTCCTCCAGATGCACGAACTATCTTTGTTGAATTGCTCGGCGAAGTGAAGAAGATGAATGAAAACTTCACAAACATATCCTATGTTGATGAGGAGGACGAGGCGGTAAACGATATCGATGGCGTGGAAACCGCCTCTCTGGATGCTCAAGTTGCGCAACTTACGACCAAACAGCCAGACTCTGACCTTCTGGCTGCCATAGCCCAAGATTTGGATGTCAGAGAAAAGACAGGTTCCGCTATCAGTGACGGCCTGACAGGGATTCTTACTTCCCTTTTGAAGGAGAAACTGGCCGATGAGAAAATTCAATCGAAGATTGACAAATACCCGCGTCCCTCGAATGTCGAAGGACTGCGAACACCTCGTGTGAATCATCTTATCTGGAGCCAACTCCCTGCTCAAGTCAGGACACAGGATTCCAAAATGCAAAAGTCGCAAAATGCCCTCGTTGCATCTTTAGTCGCTATGAGTAGAGCGACTGAGCTGGTTTTGAAGGAAAGTAAGGATAACAAGGAGCTTGTGACGTGCATGACTGACGCCATCGCTTTGGCGATCCAAGGCTGTCATGATATGAACAACACGCGGCGACAAGCTATGAAGAAGGAGTTGAACAAGGATTACACGGCCTTGTGCAATAGCTCAACAGTGGATGCATCTTCTGAATTTCTCTTTGGGGATCTTTCCAAATTGGCGAAAGATATTACGGATGCCaacaaattaacaaagaaaGTGCGCCCCTCACATCAACAAGGCAACTTCAGCCGGAACAACAGATATACTGCTGGTGGACGTCGGAACTTTGGCACTCAAAGTCACCGCTTTAGCCCCTATCAGCGTGGACGAAATGATTTTTTGTCCAAGGGTTATCCACCAAAAAGCAGAATGAAAAAAGAGGGTGCAGCAAAGCAAAATTAA
- the LOC136923266 gene encoding uncharacterized protein — translation MDTLDTVTRMMKPGCFMASVDLKDAYYTVPIHSDHQKYLKFMFNGTLYQYTCLPNGLSSAPRIFTKLLKPVYSTLHNKGHLSSGYIDDSYLQGDTVEECQQNITDTVRLFSRLGFHIHPTKSVFNPSHILTFLGFILNSLEMTVSPTQEKIHKTTEACSALLNMVNPPIFEVAKVIGILVSNFPGVELGPLHYRALEHDKTSALAVNAGNYEASLHLSTTSVEELQWWVLHIPHAKRHISHGLPCVIIQSDASKKGWGAVFGGQEIGGRWTASEASRHINILELKAAFFALQSFGDKITGAHIQVHLDNTTAVAYINNMGGSKSLELNCLAIKIWDWSIQRDNWISAVHLAGKFNVRADAQSRNFSDKHEWTLNSSVFEDILNQYPELNIDLFATRLNHKLPTYCAWKPDPEDLRGSCQGNPGSTPMANTVLVSDCSSTALQPTLDTFPRQTTAFTSNTGATSTMAKAKADGVPALRNSFRQFNVSPEVTDILMASWRSGTQKQYKTYLEKWFLFCREREVNYCSPPISDALEFLMGLYAQGLGYSTLNTARSALSAILRISDCQNFGSHPLVVRFMKGVFETRKPKPKYDVIWDASKVLTYLSTLHPVKELPLKDLTLKVVMLLLLVSGQRGQSIHLMTLSAMKFTESECQFQILNHTKTSKPGCSATSITISAFEQDPRICPLAALNEYLDRTQGLRNGEQCLFISYVKPHRAVSRDTISRWTKSVLASSGIDSHMFSAHSTRAAAASRAKQKDVALDVILAHVGWRSAETFRKFYDKPVITANNIMASAILSQ, via the exons ATGGACACACTGGACACAGTCACAAGAATGATGAAACCAGGGTGTTTCATGGCCTCTGTAGATCTTAAGGACGCCTATTACACTGTGCCAATTCACTCTGACCACCAGAAATATCTGAAGTTTATGTTTAATGGTACTCTATACCAATATACATGTTTACCCAATGGGTTATCAAGTGCACCTCGTATATTTACAAAACTGCTTAAGCCAGTTTACTCAACTTTGCACAATAAAGGTCATTTAAGCTCAGGATATATTGATGACTCGTACTTGCAGGGAGACACAGTGGAGGAGTGTCAACAAAACATCACCGACACTGTTCGCCTGTTTAGTCGGCTGGGGTTCCATATCCACCCCACAAAATCAGTGTTCAACCCCTCCCATATTCTAACATTTTTGGGCTTCATTCTTAATTCATTGGAAATGACAGTTTCCCCAACTCAGGAAAAAATTCATAAGACCACTGAGGCATGCAGTGCCCTTCTGAACATGGTTAACCCTCCCATTTTTGAGGTTGCCAAGGTAATTGGTATACTAGTATCCAATTTCCCTGGTGTTGAACTTGGCCCACTCCATTATCGTGCCCTGGAACATGACAAAACTAGTGCCCTCGCAGTTAATGCGGGTAATTATGAGGCCTCCTTGCATCTTTCCACAACATCAGTTGAGGAACTGCAGTGGTGGGTCTTACACATACCTCATGCTAAACGTCACATATCACATGGCTTGCCGTGTGTGATCATACAGTCTGATGCCTCAAAAAAGGGGTGGGGTGCAGTATTTGGGGGCCAAGAAATTGGAGGAAGGTGGACTGCCTCTGAAGCCTCTAGACATATAAACATCCTTGAATTAAAGGCAGCATTTTTTGCCCTCCAGTCATTTGGAGACAAGATTACAGGAGCCCACATTCAAGTGCACCTTGATAATACTACTGCGGTTGCATATATTAACAACATGGGTGGTTCAAAATCTCTAGAGCTCAATTGCCTAGCAATAAAAATCTGGGATTGGTCCATACAGCGGGATAATTGGATTTCCGCTGTTCATCTAGCTGGGAAGTTCAATGTTAGGGCTGATGCCCAATCCCGTAATTTCTCTGATAAGCATGAGTGGACCTTAAATAGCAGTGTGTTTGAGGACATCTTAAACCAGTACCCTGAACTCAACATTGATTTGTTTGCTACTAGGCTTAATCATAAATTGCCTACATACTGCGCCTGGAAACCAGATCCAG AAGATCTCAGAGGATCGTGCCAAGGGAATCCTGGTAGTACCCCTATGGCCAACACAGTCTTGGTTTCCGATTGTTCTTCAACTGCTTTACAACCAACCTTGGATACTTTCCCCAGACAAACAACTGCTTTCACATCCAACACAGGGGCCACATCCACTATGGCAAAAGCTAAAGCTGATGGTGTGCCCGCTCTCAGGAACTCCTTCAGACAATTTAATGTTTCTCCAGAGGTCACAGACATCCTTATGGCCTCATGGCGATCAGGtactcaaaaacaatacaagaCTTACCTCgaaaaatggtttttgttttgtcgtgAGAGGGAAGTCAATTACTGTTCACCACCGATCAGTGATGCACTAGAATTTCTTATGGGATTATATGCTCAAGGTCTTGGTTACTCTACCCTGAACACTGCGCGTTCTGCACTGTCTGCCATCCTTCGTATCTCTGACTGTCAGAATTTTGGCTCGCACCCATTGGTTGTCCGATTCATGAAAGGAGTCTTCGAGACACGTAAGCCAAAACCAAAGTATGATGTCATATGGGATGCTTCTAAAGTTCTAACCTATCTTAGTACTTTACACCCTGTAAAGGAATTGCCATTGAAAGATTTGACACTGAAAGTAGTTATGTTGCTGTTACTAGTCTCTGGCCAGAGAGGCCAATCAATACACTTAATGACGCTTTCAGCTATGAAGTTTACAGAATCAGAATGTCAATTCCAAATACTTAACCATACCAAAACGAGTAAGCCAGGCTGCTCAGCGACAAGCATCACAATCTCTGCATTTGAACAAGATCCCAGAATCTGCCCTCTGGCTGCTCTCAATGAGTATCTGGATCGCACTCAAGGCCTTCGAAATGGTGAACAGTGCTTATTCATCAGTTATGTAAAACCACACCGAGCAGTCTCAAGGGACACAATTTCCCGCTGGACAAAGAGTGTGCTTGCCAGCTCTGGGATTGACTCCCACATGTTCTCTGCCCACAGTACAAGAGCAGCTGCAGCATCCAGAGCAAAGCAGAAGGATGTTGCTTTGGATGTTATTTTGGCACATGTAGGCTGGCGCTCAGCTGAGACTTTTCGGAAGTTTTATGACAAGCCTGTTATAACTGCCAACAATATTATGGCATCTGCCATCTTGTCACAGTAA